The Poriferisphaera corsica DNA segment GGACTTTACCGGGGAGGAAATCCATGCCTTCGTTCTCGGCGATGCCGACTTTGGTTGCTGAGCCTTCGATGCCGGGACGGTCGTAGATTTCACCGATCATGAAGACGTGAAGCGGAATGTTCTCGAATTTTTCTGTACCGAGATCGTTGTAGGTCACGCCGACTGCGGTGTAGTTAGGCCAAGGTGTTTTGTAGCCATTGTCGGAGAGCCAGACGTGGTTCCACTTCATGGAGTTGACGCCGTAGGACCGGTTTTGAATGTCGATGAGATTGTCACGACGGTTGACATCATCACTGGGGCATTCAAAAACTTCGCCGCTGCCGAGTAGGTCTTGATCGAGCATAAATTTTGACCAGTCGATGTAATCGCCGTCATCGATCAGGTTCATAGGAGGGAGGTGTCCCTCGTGATTTTCGCTGTAGATGAACAGAGCAGTCATGACGTTGCGGATGTTTGAGCCACAGGCGATTTGCTGGGCGGTTCTACGTGCGGCGCCGAGGGCGGGCAAAAGGATACCGATCAGCAATGCAATGATTGATATAACTACGAGAAGTTCAATTAGGGTGAAGCCTTTGTTACGGCGGATAAATTTCATCGACGCACTCCCTGCATTAGATAGGACATATTGTCATGTAAAAAAGACGCGTGGTCACGGCTCTTTCGAGCGAAGATCGAAAAAAATCGATAAGGCTCTGTGTTGAATCTCAAAGCCGCAACCACCCGTCCAGGCTGCAAAATAAGGTGTGAAATGATGGTGTGATACAAATGAATGTTGGCTATATCACGTTAGTCATATCACGAACTGCGACGTCGCAGCATCAACAACCCGCCAGCACCGAGAAGCAGCATGGAAGCAGGCTCGGGTACGGCTTGCGCAGAAATTTGATCGAAGGTGTATGAGGCTTCGGCGGCGGCCCAAGGCAAGATACGGATCTGCAGGACGTAGCTTGCGGCGTTTGCGGGAAGAGTGCCGATGGCGACATCGAAATTGATGGGCGTTTCGGCGTTTGTATCGGGTAGGACGAGTGATTGACCGACATAATCACCGGCGGCATCGAAGTAGATGGCGTTGATGTTGATGTAGTCGTTGTCTGCGGGCTCGTGAGCGGTGATGGTGACGAGTGAATCGGTGAGTGAGATTTTAGCGCCGCCAAGATCGCTCCATGTGATGCCTGAATCTGTGGATGCACCAGCAGATTTACTGAAGACAACTTGGCCGGAGCCGTTGTCAGCAGCGGATGCGGCACCAAAAGCGGCGCTGAACATATCCGCATTATCCATGTTGTCGATGACTGCGGCGTTTACACCTGTTGTCATCAACGCTCCGATTGATAAAACACCCATTAATTTTTTACTATTCTTCAACATCAACCAATCCTCCGTTTTCGTGTTTGGTTTTTTGAAATGATCCTTAATTCGCTTCGTTAAATAGACAGATTTACGACTGAATCACGCTCGATGAGTTGCGTTTCGAGCTTGATATCTATGACTTGAGTAGAATCTTTATCTTCGACTTGTTTGATGATGTTATCGACGGCGATTTTGGCCATTTCGGCGAGCGGCTGGCGGACGACGGTTTGCGGTGGGGTGAGGTATTGATAGATGGGGACATCTTCGAGTGAGATGGTTGAGATGTCGCGGCCGATTTGTTTGCTAAGTACGTTGCTGAGAATGTGAATGGCTTCGAGGCTGACATCTTCGGAGAAATTGAGGATGCCAGTGACGCCGCGTTGACACCATCGAGAGAGGATGTCGTAGACGGGTTGTTCGATGGTGTAGCAGATGCGCGAGGGATCGACGATGAGGCCGGCTTCGTTCATAACGTCGCAGAAGGCGGCGGTGCGTTCACATGAGCCCCATTCGCCGCGTTCGATTTCCATGAATGCGATCTCGCGGTGACCCTGCTGGAGGAGGTATTTGCAGGCCATTTCGGCTTGCTGGTAGTGATCGGCGTAAACGGAGCCGATGCCGTGCTCGACCATGGGTTTGTTGATGGAGACGATGGGGAGGTTGGGGATTGAGGTGAGTTCGGTGAGGCGTTGATCGAAGACGATGCCGATGACACCGTCGATGTGAGCTTCGTATGCAAGTTCGATATTGCCGATGTCGATGAGTTCGACGGCCATGCCACGGCTGGCGAGTTCCTGCGAGACGAGAGAGGTCATGGCGGAGACGTAGCCGATGGGCATGGCGGGTGAGTATCGTCCGGTGATGACGGCAACGCAGCGGTGTGAGACTTTGGGGACGAAGCCGAGGGAGCGGCTGCTTGCGAGGACTTTTTTCCGTAGATCGCTGCCGACGGATGGGTGACGGTTCAATACACGCGAGACTGTGCCGAGGGAGACGTTGGCGTGCTTGGCGACATCTGAGATTGAGATCGTACCGTTGGCGGAAGCGCGGCGTGCGGTTTTGCGTTTGGTCTTTTTAGATGTGGTGGCACGACTCATTACAAACTCCATTAACTTCATCCCCCCCCTTTTTATCACTTTTGAGTCATCCCAATGACCCAAAAGATTTCCCTGCCCTATCAACCACTGCGGCCCGACTCTTTGATCGACCTGACAGCATATTTCCAAGTCTTATGAAATATTTCACCGTATTATAACAGCACATAAATATGATGCAATGAAATATTTCATTATATTAAGTTTCTTGTATCTCTTTACGCCACAGCGGTTTACCCTGCCTGCTTATCCAAATTAGGTTATTTTAGCGCAAATTGCGTGGTTATTTGCTACAAATTTCCAATAAGCTGGATTAAGCATTTGCACATTTACAGGTTTGCTGTGAGCTTATTGGCGCGCCGCGAGGTGTCGCGGCGGCTAGTGATTGTTGTCAGTAATGATGCAAACAGCTCTAGAGATAAAAAAACTGGCCACTCGAGGTGGCCAGTTGGGTCGTTTTTTCTATTAAAAGCTCATTTGAGCGTCTTATTTTGTGAGCTTGCTTTTGTGTTTTTTATGCTCTTCTTCGCTCCAAGGCTTTGGATTGCGTGTGGCTTCGATGCAGTCCTGCCAAGTCATGCCGCCGGTTTGGTCTTCGATTTTTTCGAGTTCTTTCATGAAGTTCTCTCCGTTATGCCACTCAACGTGGTTGTCGTTGTAGACGATGCTGCCGCCGTTGAAGCCGGTGACTTCAGGGTCAAGGAAGCCTGCGACACGGAGCGTATTGAGATCTTCTTTAAGGTTGGGGACGAAGATGAAGTCTGTGTTGGCGAGTACCCAAGCACGTTGCTGATCACTTGACCAGACGTCGAAATCTTTGGGCGGGGTTTTGCCTGCGATTGGCGAGAGGATGTATTCAATCGTGAAGTAGTTACCATCGACGAGGTCGTAGAGGTCGTTGGTATACCGGCCACGATTAGATTGAGCATACATGACGAGCGATTGGTGCAGGCCACGCATTTGTGTGTTGGTTTGCATTTGGCGAGCGGTACGACGAGAGGCGCCGAGAGCGGGGAGCATGATACCTGCTCCCATGGCTGCGCCGGGAAGACCACCCATCATGGCGCCGTGCGGGCTCATGAATTCTGCGGTTGGGAATGGTGTGACAGAGCGTGAAAAGTAGC contains these protein-coding regions:
- a CDS encoding type II secretion system protein, yielding MKFIRRNKGFTLIELLVVISIIALLIGILLPALGAARRTAQQIACGSNIRNVMTALFIYSENHEGHLPPMNLIDDGDYIDWSKFMLDQDLLGSGEVFECPSDDVNRRDNLIDIQNRSYGVNSMKWNHVWLSDNGYKTPWPNYTAVGVTYNDLGTEKFENIPLHVFMIGEIYDRPGIEGSATKVGIAENEGMDFLPGKVHPDRGGNYGFSDVHVEFLQFDEVDKFRGDTPYNNDTGDHWKWK
- a CDS encoding PEP-CTERM sorting domain-containing protein translates to MLKNSKKLMGVLSIGALMTTGVNAAVIDNMDNADMFSAAFGAASAADNGSGQVVFSKSAGASTDSGITWSDLGGAKISLTDSLVTITAHEPADNDYININAIYFDAAGDYVGQSLVLPDTNAETPINFDVAIGTLPANAASYVLQIRILPWAAAEASYTFDQISAQAVPEPASMLLLGAGGLLMLRRRSS
- a CDS encoding LacI family DNA-binding transcriptional regulator — its product is MSRATTSKKTKRKTARRASANGTISISDVAKHANVSLGTVSRVLNRHPSVGSDLRKKVLASSRSLGFVPKVSHRCVAVITGRYSPAMPIGYVSAMTSLVSQELASRGMAVELIDIGNIELAYEAHIDGVIGIVFDQRLTELTSIPNLPIVSINKPMVEHGIGSVYADHYQQAEMACKYLLQQGHREIAFMEIERGEWGSCERTAAFCDVMNEAGLIVDPSRICYTIEQPVYDILSRWCQRGVTGILNFSEDVSLEAIHILSNVLSKQIGRDISTISLEDVPIYQYLTPPQTVVRQPLAEMAKIAVDNIIKQVEDKDSTQVIDIKLETQLIERDSVVNLSI